One segment of Formicincola oecophyllae DNA contains the following:
- a CDS encoding DNA polymerase III subunit gamma/tau, with amino-acid sequence MDENNDMPLPPVTDGGFLSPAPSAARQGEGAGQSAYRVLARTYRPRVLDDLIGQENLVRVLERAFETGRVAHAFMLTGVRGVGKTTTARILARALNCTGADGTGHATAAPCGVCPNCTAILAGNHPDVLEIDAASRTGVNDIREVIEATQYRPIQGRMKVFIIDEVHMLSTAAFNALLKTLEEPPPQVTFVFATTELRKIPVTVLSRCQRFDLRRVPQAMLVEHYGRIAAKEGANLAPEALNLIARAADGSVRDGLSLLDQAIAQGASDAPSVAAMLGQADRAMVFDLLEAMLEGQGARTLALAEQAWSHGIAPEALMADLLEATHSVSRLRAVPALRQDETLPELERERGSTLADKHPMGVLARTWQILLKGAEEIAQAPQGENAAEMVFIRLLHASQLPTPERILARLAKQENQQNQNLPSSPAPHQGAGVSRAPVQGGLGTAPLKGAQQPVPQTVSEQGSAPQAFQGSLQGPGAAATMPPSQARFGSVRLEGGAERVPAPMCWADDSPEEPAAKLARPTKRDTIPLPRSWREMVRFTSLCHEPWLHGILRCEAHMVRFADHGAAPWCVSVRLDDKAVRQRALKLLSERLEEYYPGQWHILPSDGEGEPTLEAQGAEVIALHHAAAGRHPLVRAILKRFPGARMGTVRDTEPEGGQDAGAENAFTLLGAGESAGGTFQGQPYESPFALDEDSYGAYPFNEDGDMVEE; translated from the coding sequence ATGGATGAAAACAACGACATGCCCCTGCCCCCCGTCACGGATGGTGGCTTCCTCTCCCCCGCTCCCTCTGCTGCACGCCAGGGGGAAGGTGCTGGGCAAAGCGCTTACCGCGTTCTGGCGCGCACGTACCGTCCGCGCGTCCTTGATGACCTGATCGGCCAGGAGAACCTGGTGCGTGTGCTTGAGCGCGCCTTTGAAACAGGCCGCGTGGCTCATGCCTTCATGCTGACGGGCGTGCGCGGGGTGGGCAAAACCACCACAGCACGCATTCTGGCCCGCGCCCTCAACTGTACAGGGGCAGACGGGACCGGCCATGCCACAGCGGCCCCTTGTGGCGTTTGCCCTAACTGCACGGCCATCCTGGCTGGCAACCACCCAGACGTCTTGGAGATTGACGCTGCCTCGCGAACTGGCGTCAACGACATCAGGGAAGTCATTGAGGCCACCCAATACAGGCCCATTCAAGGACGCATGAAGGTTTTCATCATTGATGAGGTCCACATGCTCTCCACAGCGGCGTTCAATGCGCTGCTCAAGACGCTGGAGGAACCACCGCCGCAGGTGACGTTCGTGTTCGCCACCACAGAATTGCGGAAAATCCCCGTCACCGTTTTGTCGCGCTGCCAGCGTTTTGACCTGCGCCGAGTGCCCCAGGCCATGCTTGTTGAGCATTACGGGCGCATCGCCGCCAAGGAAGGTGCCAACCTGGCGCCAGAGGCCCTCAACCTCATCGCACGTGCCGCTGATGGATCCGTCCGTGATGGACTGTCCCTCCTCGACCAGGCCATAGCCCAGGGGGCTTCTGACGCGCCAAGCGTGGCAGCCATGCTGGGCCAGGCTGACAGGGCCATGGTGTTTGACCTTCTTGAAGCCATGCTGGAGGGGCAAGGGGCCCGCACCCTGGCATTGGCTGAACAGGCCTGGAGCCACGGCATCGCCCCAGAGGCCCTCATGGCAGATTTGCTTGAGGCCACGCATTCTGTCTCGCGTTTGCGCGCCGTGCCAGCTTTGCGCCAGGACGAGACGTTGCCTGAACTGGAGCGTGAGCGCGGCAGTACTTTAGCAGACAAGCACCCGATGGGCGTTCTGGCCCGCACGTGGCAGATTTTGCTCAAAGGCGCTGAAGAGATCGCCCAAGCCCCCCAGGGGGAAAACGCGGCGGAGATGGTGTTCATCCGCCTGCTCCATGCCAGCCAGCTGCCCACGCCAGAGCGCATCCTGGCGCGCCTGGCCAAGCAGGAAAACCAACAAAACCAGAACCTCCCCTCCTCTCCTGCGCCCCATCAAGGGGCTGGGGTTTCAAGGGCTCCCGTTCAGGGTGGATTGGGAACTGCGCCTTTGAAGGGCGCCCAGCAACCAGTCCCCCAAACGGTTTCTGAACAGGGTTCCGCCCCCCAGGCCTTCCAAGGCAGCTTGCAGGGGCCGGGTGCAGCGGCAACTATGCCTCCAAGCCAGGCGCGCTTTGGGTCTGTGCGCCTGGAAGGGGGGGCTGAACGCGTTCCAGCCCCCATGTGTTGGGCAGACGACAGCCCAGAGGAACCTGCTGCAAAGCTGGCCCGCCCTACTAAGCGTGACACCATTCCCCTGCCGCGCAGCTGGCGTGAAATGGTGCGCTTCACCAGCCTTTGCCATGAGCCTTGGTTGCACGGCATCCTGCGTTGCGAAGCCCATATGGTGCGCTTTGCCGACCATGGGGCAGCCCCCTGGTGCGTCAGCGTGCGGCTTGACGACAAGGCTGTTAGGCAACGCGCCCTCAAATTGCTTTCAGAACGGCTTGAGGAATACTACCCAGGCCAATGGCACATCCTCCCTTCTGACGGTGAAGGTGAACCCACCTTGGAGGCGCAGGGCGCGGAGGTCATTGCGCTTCACCACGCGGCCGCTGGGCGCCACCCCCTGGTGAGGGCCATTTTGAAGCGTTTCCCCGGGGCACGCATGGGCACGGTGCGCGATACGGAGCCAGAAGGGGGACAGGACGCTGGCGCTGAGAACGCCTTCACCCTGCTGGGTGCTGGGGAAAGCGCTGGCGGCACTTTTCAAGGCCAGCCCTATGAGAGCCCCTTTGCCCTGGATGAGGATAGTTACGGCGCCTATCCCTTCAATGAGGATGGGGACATGGTCGAGGAGTGA
- a CDS encoding YbaB/EbfC family nucleoid-associated protein — protein sequence MKNLAGMMKQATQMQARMKEAQERLTQLTLEGEAGNGLVRLKLTGKGDLNDLVIDPKLADPDDMETLQDLVMAAYADARKKAEAASKEEMSKVTGGITLPPGLEMPF from the coding sequence ATGAAGAACCTGGCTGGCATGATGAAACAGGCCACACAAATGCAGGCCCGCATGAAGGAAGCCCAGGAAAGGCTGACTCAGCTGACGCTGGAGGGGGAAGCTGGCAATGGCCTTGTACGCTTGAAATTGACGGGCAAAGGGGATTTGAATGATCTGGTCATTGACCCCAAATTGGCTGACCCAGACGACATGGAAACGCTTCAGGACTTGGTGATGGCCGCTTACGCTGACGCCCGCAAAAAAGCGGAGGCCGCCAGCAAAGAGGAAATGTCCAAGGTGACAGGGGGCATCACTTTGCCGCCAGGGTTGGAGATGCCGTTCTGA